A genomic window from Candidatus Methylacidiphilum fumarolicum includes:
- a CDS encoding lipid-binding SYLF domain-containing protein, whose product MKSTLSLFFNRFLVLFMLSFFGLMRPLHASWNLKEIVHDASAVIHQFKQEKKIPKSVWDKAKGVAYLEVTKGGFVISGEYGKGLVVVRHPIGGWSGPSAISVSGIGVGLQVGGTKTDYVIILNSDKAVRQFSRGGKVHLTGEMSGVAGPESERQALIKPKSNIYTYRSTEGLFGGIALQGIEIREEPEVNERYYHRAVSPSEIFSGQVQPPKSAQSLIDTLNEPYPKE is encoded by the coding sequence ATGAAGTCTACACTTTCTCTTTTTTTTAATAGATTCCTGGTTTTGTTTATGCTTTCTTTTTTTGGCCTGATGAGGCCACTCCATGCCTCTTGGAATTTAAAAGAAATAGTCCACGATGCCTCGGCAGTCATTCATCAGTTTAAACAGGAAAAGAAGATTCCAAAATCAGTATGGGATAAAGCAAAAGGGGTAGCTTATCTTGAAGTAACCAAAGGGGGTTTTGTCATCAGTGGAGAATATGGTAAAGGTCTTGTTGTTGTGCGACATCCCATTGGAGGTTGGTCGGGGCCCTCGGCAATTTCAGTAAGTGGTATTGGGGTGGGATTACAAGTGGGAGGAACCAAAACTGACTATGTGATTATTCTTAATTCAGACAAAGCTGTCAGACAATTTTCTCGTGGCGGCAAAGTCCACTTAACAGGCGAAATGAGTGGGGTTGCTGGCCCTGAAAGTGAAAGACAGGCTTTGATAAAACCTAAAAGTAATATCTATACGTACCGATCCACGGAAGGTCTCTTTGGTGGCATTGCTCTGCAAGGGATAGAAATTCGTGAAGAACCAGAAGTCAATGAACGCTACTACCATAGAGCTGTTAGTCCCTCTGAAATCTTTTCTGGACAGGTACAACCGCCTAAAAGCGCCCAGAGTCTTATCGATACATTGAATGAACCTTACCCTAAAGAGTAA
- a CDS encoding SDR family oxidoreductase, which translates to MEANFLNGKIAIVTGANSGIGKEIAYALSASGASVVIASRRMELNQQVALEIETKTFAKTLPLEIDVSKEESCIRLITETVNCFGRIDILVNNAGIGIYAPLDELSTLSFDRMLKTNLYGTFWCSREAFKQMKKQQTGGYIINISSLAGVEAWANTAGYSASKFGVMGLTKAMADEGKRYNIKVTAICPGMVATPMTGVEGVFYIQPEDIAQTVLYLLSLSEACWLTEIVIPRKGAE; encoded by the coding sequence ATGGAAGCTAATTTTTTAAATGGTAAGATCGCCATAGTTACAGGTGCAAACAGTGGGATAGGCAAAGAAATTGCCTATGCTCTGTCTGCTTCCGGAGCTAGTGTGGTAATTGCTTCTCGAAGAATGGAGTTAAATCAACAAGTCGCTTTAGAAATCGAAACCAAAACATTTGCTAAAACTCTACCTTTGGAAATTGACGTTTCTAAAGAAGAAAGTTGTATCCGGCTTATTACGGAGACAGTCAATTGTTTTGGTCGCATAGATATCCTTGTGAACAATGCCGGCATTGGGATTTATGCTCCATTAGATGAGTTGTCCACCTTGAGTTTTGATCGGATGCTCAAAACCAATCTTTATGGAACATTTTGGTGTTCAAGGGAAGCTTTCAAGCAGATGAAAAAGCAGCAGACAGGGGGGTATATTATCAATATCTCTTCTCTGGCAGGAGTGGAGGCGTGGGCGAATACAGCAGGATATAGCGCTTCTAAATTTGGCGTAATGGGGCTGACTAAAGCCATGGCTGATGAAGGAAAAAGATACAATATAAAAGTGACGGCCATTTGCCCCGGGATGGTGGCCACTCCGATGACTGGAGTCGAAGGGGTATTCTACATACAACCCGAAGATATCGCTCAAACAGTTCTTTATCTATTAAGTTTATCGGAGGCTTGTTGGCTGACCGAAATTGTAATTCCACGGAAAGGGGCGGAATGA
- a CDS encoding 5-formyltetrahydrofolate cyclo-ligase, giving the protein MAITTSYSLKQVQRRLLKSKVMGCLREEDRKKASIEITHRLCSHPVWQDARVVSLYSSLPSEPDTSDIFRLAKASKKKVLFPKVVGKQLLFFEVEKKEDLEKNFMGIMEPKASCIEVLSQDMDLILVPGIGFDRQGQRLGRGLGLYDRCLSTLPSKVCRIGLYFSFQEIHKIYTEPHDQRLDLIITEKELIRVVLRS; this is encoded by the coding sequence ATGGCCATTACTACATCTTATTCTTTAAAACAGGTTCAAAGGAGGCTTTTAAAATCTAAAGTGATGGGTTGCTTGAGAGAGGAGGATCGAAAAAAAGCTTCCATTGAGATTACACATCGGTTGTGCAGCCATCCGGTCTGGCAAGATGCTCGGGTTGTATCCCTTTATTCTTCCCTCCCTTCTGAACCAGATACTTCTGATATTTTCCGATTAGCCAAAGCCAGCAAAAAGAAAGTTTTGTTTCCAAAAGTGGTAGGGAAGCAACTTTTGTTTTTCGAAGTAGAGAAAAAGGAAGATTTAGAAAAAAATTTCATGGGAATCATGGAACCAAAGGCTTCCTGCATCGAAGTTTTAAGCCAAGACATGGATCTGATTCTTGTTCCAGGAATAGGCTTTGATCGACAAGGGCAAAGGCTTGGAAGAGGCCTTGGATTGTATGATCGCTGTCTTTCCACACTTCCATCGAAAGTGTGTCGAATCGGTCTTTATTTCTCTTTCCAGGAAATCCATAAAATCTATACCGAGCCTCATGATCAGCGGCTGGATCTTATAATTACTGAAAAGGAATTGATTCGAGTCGTTTTACGATCCTAA
- a CDS encoding aspartyl protease family protein, giving the protein MNFFCFWTFYEGQRTFKKAFFLFWPFVLVLFSLNLLASHSEQQAAEQQLNVLYRSGRFEEATRMARSLLQEHPSCFSCWMIIGESALCRGNLELARKAFERVLKIRPEERRPKALLKEIYIREDRYSLAAPLAYELGELGLGDLLKSFNKDQKPFAVDSTKEQVTVRFKDFVPYPIIETELSGGIKARFMIDTGSTYVILSPRLANKAQMKLFRKEKETSTMGSYWIQFGKIHSMNIGGATIRNIPAVIHSLLAIPRTGLEIDGILGENFLSHFLPTFDLRDRWKSVPKFFILRFSKDDPLSSLKSLSLSSGRIRVIPFLIGPAQTLIVQGKINNSVPLLFLLDTGTPGYFLCSPLVAKLSKVWLQQNFFSDQSGPYIHHGSGQSIDMHWGLGTSQSPLEFGLANQLEIMGERIQGILQGSVGSLPMDVSGNLGFWPGGMIGFGFFYDKVSTIDYKNQKIYFFIPEKRASQHK; this is encoded by the coding sequence ATGAATTTCTTCTGTTTTTGGACTTTTTATGAAGGGCAAAGAACCTTTAAAAAAGCCTTTTTTCTTTTTTGGCCCTTTGTTTTAGTTCTTTTTTCTTTAAACCTCCTTGCCTCACATAGCGAGCAACAAGCAGCAGAGCAACAGTTAAATGTACTCTATCGGAGTGGCCGTTTTGAAGAAGCAACTAGAATGGCAAGGAGTCTTTTGCAAGAGCATCCATCCTGTTTTTCTTGCTGGATGATTATAGGAGAATCTGCTCTTTGCAGGGGGAATCTTGAGCTGGCAAGAAAAGCATTTGAGAGGGTATTAAAAATTCGGCCTGAAGAAAGACGACCAAAGGCTCTTTTAAAAGAAATATACATACGGGAAGACCGTTATTCCCTTGCAGCTCCTCTCGCATATGAATTGGGTGAATTAGGACTAGGAGATCTTTTAAAAAGTTTTAATAAAGATCAAAAGCCTTTTGCGGTAGACTCGACCAAAGAACAAGTAACCGTTCGGTTCAAAGACTTTGTTCCCTATCCAATTATTGAAACTGAATTATCTGGAGGAATTAAAGCCCGATTTATGATCGATACAGGATCGACATATGTCATTTTGAGTCCGCGCCTTGCTAATAAGGCTCAAATGAAATTGTTCAGAAAAGAAAAAGAAACAAGTACTATGGGAAGCTATTGGATTCAGTTTGGGAAAATCCATTCTATGAACATTGGAGGAGCAACTATTAGGAACATCCCGGCAGTAATCCACTCTTTGTTAGCTATTCCTAGGACAGGATTGGAAATTGATGGAATCCTTGGAGAAAATTTTTTGTCTCATTTTCTTCCAACCTTCGATCTTCGCGACAGATGGAAAAGTGTTCCCAAATTCTTTATCTTAAGATTTTCTAAGGATGATCCTCTATCTAGCTTGAAAAGTTTGAGCTTAAGTAGCGGAAGAATAAGAGTCATTCCCTTTCTCATAGGACCAGCACAGACACTTATAGTACAAGGGAAAATCAACAATAGTGTACCACTTTTATTCCTATTAGATACAGGCACTCCTGGATATTTTTTATGTTCTCCACTAGTGGCTAAGCTCTCAAAGGTTTGGCTACAGCAAAATTTTTTTTCAGATCAAAGCGGACCTTACATTCATCATGGGAGTGGTCAATCGATTGACATGCACTGGGGATTGGGAACGAGTCAAAGCCCATTGGAATTTGGACTTGCTAATCAGCTTGAAATCATGGGTGAAAGGATCCAAGGGATCTTGCAAGGCAGTGTTGGATCCTTGCCAATGGATGTGAGTGGGAATTTAGGATTTTGGCCAGGGGGGATGATCGGATTTGGTTTTTTTTATGATAAAGTCTCGACGATCGACTATAAGAATCAAAAAATCTATTTTTTTATACCCGAAAAAAGGGCTTCCCAACACAAATAA
- a CDS encoding AI-2E family transporter, whose translation MIRENILEKRIFALSLVLYGKLHLREPKKSGKDLLNIPLCNLGQSLLPSNTMIAMTPTSYQKTARIIASVLFVLLGFWILHGFLVAMAWAFLIAIATWPFYSWARLKLPRKTPSWVSSLLFTLLVGALLFGPLIYGVFKAGQEAIVLGQFIAHAQREGAPAPEWLQHIPFIGNWLTIRWNSNLATPEAASKTLAHIDSAFLFRWGKTIGFQVIHRMEVLAFTLLTLFFLYRDGRILGKKSLCLIRKLLGTSGERYALHLVSVIRGTVNGLILVSLGEGILLGIAYAIVGLPDPVTLGGITGILAMIPFAAPPVFCTAALFLIAQGMIIQAIGIVIFGFSVLFIADHFIRPVLIGGAVNLPFYWVLLGTLGGLSTFGLLGLFAGPTIIAALLVAWKDFVDTP comes from the coding sequence TTGATCAGAGAAAATATTTTAGAAAAAAGGATTTTTGCTTTATCCCTTGTTTTATATGGAAAATTACATCTTAGAGAACCCAAAAAAAGTGGAAAAGACCTCCTCAACATACCTTTGTGTAATCTTGGACAATCTTTGCTTCCTAGCAATACAATGATAGCCATGACACCAACTTCCTACCAAAAAACCGCTAGGATCATCGCCTCTGTCCTCTTTGTCTTGTTGGGTTTTTGGATTCTTCACGGCTTTCTTGTCGCGATGGCTTGGGCATTCCTTATCGCTATTGCCACCTGGCCTTTCTATAGTTGGGCAAGACTCAAACTGCCGCGCAAAACTCCTAGTTGGGTTAGTTCTTTGCTTTTTACCCTCCTAGTTGGCGCTTTGCTTTTTGGTCCCTTAATTTATGGAGTGTTTAAAGCAGGACAGGAAGCTATAGTCCTCGGCCAATTTATTGCACATGCACAAAGAGAAGGGGCTCCTGCTCCCGAGTGGTTACAACATATTCCTTTTATTGGCAATTGGTTAACCATACGCTGGAATAGTAATCTGGCAACGCCTGAAGCTGCATCGAAGACCTTGGCTCATATCGATTCAGCGTTTTTATTCCGATGGGGTAAAACTATTGGTTTTCAAGTTATCCATAGGATGGAAGTCCTAGCTTTCACTCTGCTTACCCTGTTCTTTCTCTACCGGGATGGAAGAATACTTGGGAAAAAATCTCTATGTCTTATCCGCAAGCTTCTGGGCACTTCTGGAGAAAGGTACGCTTTACACCTTGTTTCTGTCATTCGAGGAACTGTGAATGGCTTGATTTTAGTCAGCTTGGGCGAAGGAATTTTATTAGGAATTGCCTATGCCATTGTGGGCTTACCAGATCCCGTAACCCTTGGAGGTATTACGGGGATTCTGGCGATGATTCCTTTTGCAGCTCCTCCAGTCTTTTGCACTGCAGCGCTTTTTCTTATCGCCCAAGGAATGATCATTCAAGCCATTGGGATAGTTATTTTCGGTTTTAGCGTTCTGTTTATAGCCGATCATTTTATAAGGCCTGTTTTAATCGGTGGAGCGGTAAACCTTCCTTTTTATTGGGTGCTGCTAGGAACTCTTGGAGGGCTTAGTACTTTTGGTCTGCTGGGTCTTTTTGCAGGGCCAACAATCATCGCTGCGCTCCTGGTTGCCTGGAAAGATTTTGTGGACACGCCATAA
- the putA gene encoding bifunctional proline dehydrogenase/L-glutamate gamma-semialdehyde dehydrogenase PutA, with amino-acid sequence MNSYFQFYTSPYVSKTRRKKMRQLAALPEPKRATELIYSFQKLDLSVPEINNRLNSMLQYIGLHQKRSLAEALTKAYPLNRTEGLLLLRLAEALPRMPNDETALLLFKEAIRRGNWQNTDRNQWTSFLLSKLKFLLTNWPSLILPSFPTDAILKTFLRILTKLLVNIFVLAPDIENSREKLFGLVAQGIPISLDLLGEDALGSRDGTRHWEDCHKVVELLGMIKASFPQSDPEISVKLSALDSKYELPYGRISFERIYSKLKSLCLSAFEKGISLCIDAEQYFRLEFSLDLLENLLSDRDLEDYNKLGFVVQSYLKNSESLIDYLGELCKEKKRKLSIRLVKGAYWDHEIIRSQSLGLGHYPVYTLKELTELSYMACVSKLYEQRELLSTRIATHNPATIAAVLEFYISRKENRIEFQRLYGLGEAVENWLKRQGFPTRVYIPIGTGKELFGYLARRLIENGAGLDAFVAPFDFDKLYWDPLQKLQKRGHLENTKIPLPPFLYRDRENAPGCDLSDPEVWEEFGRRESPFLLPLQVFSSNAITSRLRVLSPANSKEVVGEVPLPSDAEIEKVLSHTASFALEWDRLPLEQRVEMIRRLAKEIWKYRHDFLYLLCAEAGKTIPNALAEIREAIDFCYYYSKEAIRLFSKPILLPGPMGEENKLHYHGRGLWVCISPWNFPLSIFLGQLVAALLTGNVVVAKPAEETPLIALLATELAYKAGIPKEALSVVAGNGQIGQKLILHPSVQGVAFTGSFETAKIIARCLSQKEGPIVPLIAETGGINGMVVDATAAIERAVKDIIHSAFNHAGQRCSSLRVLLVQKEISKQVLSLLSDALEDMIVGDPRYSETDVGPIISPSQLETLHQFSHFFRSHGHLLTQAPIGKTASAYGYYFAPQLFEIPSLDLIDREIFGPILPVISFSKEELQRLLQKLYQKGYGLTMGLQTRLDCKIEKLSSEAPVGNFYVNRSMIGATVESQPFGGEGLSGTGPKAGGPNYLLRFVHERLTTINTAALGDPSLYFLDSS; translated from the coding sequence ATGAACTCCTATTTTCAGTTTTATACCTCTCCTTATGTCTCAAAAACTAGACGAAAAAAAATGAGACAGTTGGCTGCCTTGCCTGAACCCAAGAGAGCAACAGAATTGATCTACTCTTTTCAAAAGCTCGATCTTTCTGTTCCAGAAATAAATAATAGGCTCAACTCGATGCTCCAGTATATAGGTCTGCATCAGAAAAGATCTCTAGCCGAAGCCTTGACAAAAGCCTATCCGTTGAATAGAACCGAAGGTCTCCTGCTTCTGAGGCTTGCAGAGGCCTTGCCCAGAATGCCTAACGACGAAACAGCTCTTCTCCTTTTTAAAGAGGCAATACGAAGAGGAAATTGGCAAAATACAGACAGAAACCAATGGACTTCTTTCCTGTTGAGCAAGTTAAAATTTTTGCTTACCAACTGGCCCTCTCTTATCCTACCCTCATTCCCTACTGATGCCATCCTCAAAACTTTTCTGCGTATTCTAACAAAGCTATTGGTTAACATATTTGTTCTGGCTCCAGATATTGAAAACAGCCGAGAAAAACTCTTTGGTTTAGTAGCTCAAGGAATACCTATATCTTTGGATCTTCTCGGAGAAGACGCATTAGGCAGTAGAGATGGCACAAGGCATTGGGAAGATTGTCATAAAGTAGTTGAGTTACTAGGGATGATCAAAGCTTCCTTCCCACAGTCAGATCCAGAAATCTCCGTGAAATTGTCCGCATTAGACTCGAAATATGAGCTTCCTTATGGCCGCATTTCTTTTGAGAGAATATATTCTAAACTAAAGTCTCTCTGTTTGAGTGCCTTTGAAAAAGGCATCAGTCTCTGTATCGATGCCGAACAATATTTTCGATTGGAATTTTCACTGGATCTCCTTGAAAACCTTTTATCAGATAGGGATCTTGAAGACTATAATAAATTAGGATTTGTTGTTCAGTCTTATTTAAAAAATAGTGAATCTCTCATCGACTATTTGGGAGAACTGTGCAAAGAGAAAAAAAGAAAACTATCCATTCGGCTCGTCAAAGGAGCGTACTGGGATCATGAGATTATTCGTTCCCAATCACTAGGTCTTGGTCACTATCCCGTTTATACCTTAAAAGAACTAACCGAACTTTCCTATATGGCTTGTGTAAGCAAGCTGTACGAACAAAGAGAGCTATTATCCACTCGCATTGCTACGCACAATCCTGCAACCATTGCAGCGGTCCTTGAGTTTTATATTTCTCGAAAAGAAAACAGGATTGAATTTCAAAGACTCTATGGTTTAGGAGAAGCTGTAGAAAACTGGCTAAAGAGGCAAGGATTTCCCACAAGAGTGTATATTCCCATTGGAACTGGCAAAGAACTGTTTGGCTATTTGGCAAGAAGACTCATCGAAAATGGAGCAGGGTTGGATGCATTCGTTGCGCCTTTTGATTTTGACAAATTGTACTGGGATCCACTGCAGAAGCTACAAAAGAGAGGGCATTTAGAAAATACGAAAATTCCCTTACCGCCTTTCCTTTATAGAGATAGAGAAAATGCTCCTGGTTGTGATCTATCCGATCCGGAGGTTTGGGAGGAATTTGGAAGGAGAGAATCCCCTTTTTTATTACCTCTCCAGGTCTTTTCTAGTAACGCTATCACTAGCCGATTGCGGGTCTTATCCCCCGCTAATAGCAAAGAAGTCGTTGGGGAAGTCCCACTACCTTCAGATGCTGAAATTGAAAAAGTCCTCTCTCATACTGCCTCTTTTGCCTTAGAATGGGACCGACTACCTCTCGAACAAAGGGTAGAAATGATTAGAAGGCTTGCCAAGGAAATTTGGAAATACAGGCATGATTTTCTCTATCTTTTGTGTGCGGAGGCAGGAAAAACGATTCCAAACGCCCTTGCTGAAATAAGAGAAGCAATAGATTTTTGTTATTACTACTCAAAAGAAGCAATTAGGCTTTTTTCTAAGCCAATCTTACTTCCTGGCCCAATGGGCGAAGAAAACAAATTGCACTATCACGGCAGAGGCCTATGGGTATGTATCAGTCCTTGGAATTTCCCTCTTTCTATTTTTTTAGGCCAGCTTGTAGCTGCTTTATTAACTGGCAATGTAGTTGTGGCTAAACCAGCTGAAGAAACCCCTCTTATCGCCTTATTAGCCACAGAGCTTGCCTACAAGGCAGGCATTCCTAAAGAAGCTCTTTCTGTCGTTGCTGGGAATGGACAGATTGGACAAAAGTTAATCCTACACCCCTCCGTGCAAGGCGTCGCCTTTACGGGTTCTTTTGAGACAGCAAAAATAATCGCTCGATGCCTAAGTCAAAAAGAAGGACCAATTGTCCCTTTGATCGCCGAAACAGGCGGGATCAATGGTATGGTGGTAGATGCCACGGCTGCCATAGAAAGAGCAGTCAAAGACATTATCCATTCAGCATTCAATCATGCTGGCCAAAGGTGTTCATCATTAAGAGTGTTGCTTGTCCAAAAAGAGATTTCTAAACAGGTGCTCTCTTTACTGTCAGATGCTTTGGAAGACATGATTGTTGGAGATCCGCGTTATTCAGAAACTGATGTTGGACCAATTATCAGTCCTTCTCAGTTGGAGACACTACATCAATTTTCTCATTTTTTTCGAAGTCATGGGCATTTATTGACTCAAGCACCTATTGGGAAAACCGCCTCAGCTTATGGTTATTACTTTGCTCCTCAGCTATTTGAAATTCCTTCGCTAGATCTTATCGATCGGGAGATATTTGGTCCTATCCTTCCCGTCATATCATTTTCTAAAGAAGAACTTCAGAGGCTCCTTCAAAAGCTTTACCAAAAAGGGTATGGCCTGACAATGGGACTTCAAACAAGGCTGGATTGTAAAATAGAAAAGCTTTCTTCTGAAGCTCCTGTGGGTAATTTTTATGTCAATCGCTCGATGATAGGGGCAACAGTTGAATCCCAACCTTTCGGAGGGGAAGGCCTTTCAGGAACAGGGCCAAAAGCCGGAGGACCAAATTATCTTTTGCGCTTTGTTCACGAAAGACTCACTACTATCAATACGGCTGCTTTAGGAGATCCCTCCCTCTATTTTTTAGATAGCTCTTAA